The genomic segment gaaGTGAATGTGAAACGTATTAAAATTTACTTGCTAAAATTATCacaatcaatgataattattaaattaactaacagttaaaaagttaatcgGAAGAAATAGTAGTGGTTAGTTTAACTATATCAGTTAAACCTGAtggttaacttaaaaaaaaagttaactccAAAAACAGTTTAACTGGGACAACGTATTAACCGGCAGTTAAATTCTACTAACTGCCAGTTAAAGTCAATTGAAAAACCGGGCCTTATGGAATAAAAAGCCGTctgtttaatacaaaaaatatatttaacaaaattattaattaataataatttaaaatggttttatggTAAGTAAActatagttacaatattattattacaatattattagtaaactaagctaaaattgttttatagtataggtacggTATAAAGGTATAGTTATACAATACACTGATAGttgattacttatatttaattataattcaatttatNNNNNNNNNNNNNNNNNNNNNNNNNNNNNNNNNNNNNNNNNNNNNNNNNNNNNNNNNNNNNNNNNNNNNNNNGTTGTTATAGTTCAATACGACCATTAATACAATCaagagtaagtacctactatcgACTAACGAGTAGAATTATGTTGAGTAAACAAACGGAATTGTATTTTGTACGAATCTGTTACATGTCCtctaatatagataataatttctaatttgtGTATtctttacatgataaaatatacaaatgattatattttaagtgattttacgataacaattttactatgatgtacattttaacattatggTTTTTCTTAAAATAGTAGAGAAAGCACAAAGGTGAGTTAAACGATCTTGTTAAACGATCTTGATATCGAATGTAAAGCAGCACGTTGTGAAGTTAACTTTGTCCCAGACCGCGAACCTGACTACGTAATACGTTTTACCATAGTTTTTTGGTACGAATAAATTGAACAGCCAATTCTGTTCGGTGTTCTTCATCACTGGACAGTTTGTATATAAACAGGCATTTGTATCAATGTCCAGAAATGGCAAGTCCATCAAAAATGTTTCAGCGTACAGTTGCGTTACTGGTATGTTCGAACCAAAGTCtgaaatgcatttataattaatattcaaatgtaaagAGCAgttaaaaatcttaatatttccaaatatttaataggtacactaTTTAGCTCTAGTCTAGCTGTCCCGCTGGACGCTACCCGTGggccaaagatttgtatttgaaaaaaaaatgtatacattttaaattttcacaaagtagtttttgaattcaaattcaagtACCAATATTAACACATCCGTTATACACAGGGGCGGCTCCAAGGGGATCCtaggggccatggccccctccCAAGCCTGTATTTCTAAGACcttgtatattgttacaaacaaaattacaaaaagaaacataataatataatatcgaaatttttctgaaaatgatgACTTAGCGCTCTCCTTTCAACGATGTTTTTGGAGCCAACTCGTACTGTACTTATGTTAATTATGTTGtattaggtaggtcgtaggtaggtaccatcaactttgtataattagatCCTGtggttatatgtacctaccaattataatattgtaaatttgaattaatttccgtaaacaatttaatacctGAGAAACTCCCactcaaattttattttgaactagttatactttaacattttaaaaacaattattcactaattagtttacaataaaaaggtgggttttcatttgaaaaacagaagcttG from the Acyrthosiphon pisum isolate AL4f chromosome X, pea_aphid_22Mar2018_4r6ur, whole genome shotgun sequence genome contains:
- the LOC100572592 gene encoding uncharacterized protein LOC100572592, encoding MAVFVLTVVGLMLAASAVNAEQVNNYRMCPNTDCLVYDLFIDPCPQAVYNQACQWTENSNTSIAFKYNPDFGSNIPVTQLYAETFLMDLPFLDIDTNACLYTNCPVMKNTEQNWLFNLFVPKNYGKTYYVVRFAVWDKVNFTTCCFTFDIKIV